A part of Pseudomonadota bacterium genomic DNA contains:
- a CDS encoding NAD(P)-dependent alcohol dehydrogenase has protein sequence MQITAAVARQPNKPFTVEKIELDENIRDDEVLVRVVAAGMCHTDIVCRDQYYPVPLPFVPGHEGAGVVEKVGKRVAKVVPGDHVVLTFNFCGHCPSCQEGDPGYCHNLFGYNFGGARPNDGSGTLKKGGELIHGYFFSQSSFGEHAIATERNVVKVRKDAPLELLGPLGCGIQTGAGGVMNSLHPRAGTSIAVFGAGGVGLSAVMAAAVVGCTTIIAIDVKPGRLKLAKELGATHTIDASKANPVEEIQKITGGGANYSLETTALPQVLRQCVDSLTLRGVCGVIGAAPLGTEVKLDMNTIMFGRTIRGIIEGDSVPDIFIPRMVDLFMQGRFPIDKLMKKYKLADINQAVTDSEKGTAIKPILMMS, from the coding sequence ATGCAAATCACTGCCGCCGTTGCGCGCCAGCCCAACAAGCCCTTCACGGTCGAGAAAATCGAGCTTGACGAGAATATCCGGGACGACGAGGTGTTGGTTCGCGTCGTCGCCGCCGGCATGTGCCACACGGATATCGTCTGCCGGGACCAATACTACCCGGTCCCTCTTCCTTTCGTTCCCGGCCACGAAGGCGCCGGCGTCGTCGAGAAGGTCGGAAAGCGCGTGGCGAAGGTTGTGCCCGGCGATCACGTCGTCCTCACGTTCAACTTCTGCGGACACTGCCCGAGCTGCCAGGAAGGCGACCCCGGCTACTGCCACAACCTTTTCGGGTACAATTTCGGAGGCGCCCGCCCGAACGACGGATCGGGCACGCTGAAGAAGGGCGGCGAATTGATCCACGGTTATTTCTTCAGCCAATCCTCTTTCGGTGAACACGCGATCGCGACGGAACGCAACGTCGTGAAGGTCCGCAAGGACGCGCCGCTCGAACTCTTGGGCCCGCTCGGTTGCGGCATCCAGACCGGCGCCGGCGGCGTCATGAATTCGCTCCACCCGCGGGCCGGCACCAGCATCGCCGTCTTCGGCGCCGGCGGGGTGGGCCTGAGCGCCGTCATGGCGGCCGCGGTGGTCGGCTGCACGACGATCATCGCCATCGACGTCAAACCGGGCCGGCTCAAGCTCGCCAAGGAACTGGGGGCCACCCACACGATCGATGCCTCGAAGGCGAACCCGGTCGAGGAGATCCAGAAGATCACCGGCGGCGGCGCTAATTACAGCCTTGAAACAACGGCTCTGCCGCAAGTGCTGCGCCAGTGCGTCGATTCGCTGACCCTCCGGGGCGTGTGCGGCGTGATCGGGGCGGCACCCCTTGGAACGGAAGTCAAGCTCGACATGAACACCATCATGTTCGGCCGGACGATCCGCGGCATCATCGAGGGCGACAGCGTACCGGACATCTTCATCCCGCGGATGGTGGACCTCTTCATGCAGGGCCGCTTCCCGATCGACAAGCTGATGAAGAAATACAAGCTCGCCGACATCAACCAGGCCGTCACCGACTCGGAAAAAGGCACGGCGATCAAGCCGATCCTGATGATGTCCTAA
- the mltG gene encoding endolytic transglycosylase MltG has translation MGRLLLRLGLILVILTLALGGIVAYGVHRFHQPGPLDEPLVLLIPRGEGVAAIAKRLEAADVVGHALLFRLGVRLSGNDRALRAGEYAFPAFVSTHEAMTILIEGETVLHKLTVPEGLTTAEVMTVLGGAEGLEGELQTPLLEGELLPETYAYTWGETRESLVLRMQKAMAETLLALWEGRDEGLPFATPLEALTLASLIEKETAVPEERSRIAAVFLNRLKRGMRLQSDPTVVYALTKGSGALGRPLATADLETSHPYNTYRVEGLPPGPIANPGRAAIEAAFHPLATDELYFVADGNGGHVFARTLAEHRKNVRRWQRIRKN, from the coding sequence GACGTTGGCGCTGGGCGGGATTGTTGCCTATGGCGTTCATCGGTTTCATCAGCCCGGTCCCCTGGACGAGCCGCTTGTTCTCCTCATCCCGAGGGGCGAAGGCGTGGCAGCGATTGCCAAGCGCCTTGAGGCAGCCGACGTGGTGGGACATGCCCTGCTCTTCCGGCTCGGCGTGCGCTTGAGCGGCAACGATCGCGCCCTGCGGGCCGGCGAGTATGCCTTCCCGGCTTTTGTCTCGACCCATGAAGCGATGACGATCCTCATAGAGGGCGAAACGGTCCTGCACAAACTCACGGTGCCCGAGGGGCTGACGACGGCCGAGGTGATGACGGTCCTCGGCGGGGCGGAAGGGCTGGAAGGCGAACTCCAAACGCCGCTTTTGGAAGGCGAACTCTTGCCGGAAACCTATGCCTATACCTGGGGGGAAACGCGGGAATCCCTCGTGCTTCGCATGCAAAAGGCGATGGCGGAAACGCTGCTTGCCCTGTGGGAAGGCCGGGACGAAGGTCTGCCTTTTGCGACCCCCCTTGAGGCGCTTACCTTGGCTTCCCTGATCGAAAAGGAAACGGCCGTTCCGGAAGAGCGCTCGCGCATCGCCGCCGTCTTCCTCAATCGGCTCAAGCGGGGCATGCGCCTGCAATCGGACCCCACGGTCGTCTATGCGCTCACGAAGGGAAGCGGGGCGCTTGGCCGGCCGCTTGCCACGGCCGACCTTGAAACCAGCCATCCATACAACACCTACCGGGTGGAAGGTCTGCCGCCCGGACCGATCGCCAATCCTGGCCGCGCCGCGATCGAGGCCGCGTTTCATCCCTTGGCGACGGACGAACTTTACTTCGTCGCCGATGGGAACGGCGGCCATGTCTTCGCGCGGACGCTTGCGGAACATCGGAAGAACGTCCGCCGCTGGCAACGCATCCGGAAGAACTAG